GACCTCCTGCACTTGCCGCAGCTCAGCTAACTGCGTCTTGTGATCCAGGAGAAGTTTCTGAGTGCACAGAATGGGGAGACAGGGATGCTGTTAATTTGGGCTAAAGACAACCAAAGGACCGTGCATTACACCATGCAAGTTTGTTTGTAAAACCATATGccaaatatttacatatgcaagGAAGTACTTATATGTTGGTTGGTGCTGATCAGCATTGCatgaaaggtagaaaaaaaaaaaaaaatgcatttacaaCTATTCCATGCAACTTTCTAACACAGGTTAACAAAAGAAACAAtatgagaaaatgaaaatcaaaatggaTTCAGCGAGTTCGACTAAAATAGATTaccaaaaggaaacagaaaacaaagatgCCTTCCACACACAAATCATTTTGCACATATCCAGACCTTCATCTTCTCTGCCCTTTCTCTTTCGGTGGCTTCCTGAGTGGAAAGATGGACCAGCTGATCCTGCAGACTCCCCGAtcgtctcttttccctctcaatCTCTGCCTGCAACTCAGCAATATTGGTGTCCTTCTCTGCCAGCTGGCCTTGGAGTTCGCTCACCGTCAGCTCGTAGTCCCGCATTTCCAGGTCCATCAGGCTCTTTGTTTTACTGTCCTGGGGATGTTTAGAAAATAAATTAGTGAGCAAAACCTTTTAACAGAAGGAAATTCTTAGAAGTCCATATTatcaaaagaataacaaagatacaGTGTGCTGAGaacaaaaaataatgcaaatgtatgtatacttgtatgcATTGTGTGAGCATAGTTTTAGATTCCCTCAAAGCAtctagtataaaaataaaagccNNNNNNNNNNNNNNNNNNNNNNNNNNNNNNNNNNNNNNNNNNNNNNNNNNNNNNNNNNNNNNNNNNNNNNNNNNNNNNNNNNNNNNNNNNNNNNNNNNNNNNNNNNNNNNNNNNNNNNNNNNNNNNNNNNNNTGCCCCAAACACTATAACTACAACTTGCCTGCTTTGCTTCATCCAGTTCCCTTGTGAGCTGGGaaattttctgtctctcctcctcaatCTGCTCATCAGCCTTTCTCCTGCGTTCTTCGAGGGTGTGTTGCTGCTGCACTTCAGCTGCTATCCTCTCCTCCAGGCTAGCAACCTGCCCCCGCAAGCTCAAGGTGACACTTTCCTGTGTGGCAATTGTTTCCTCTAAGCTCTGCCAGAGTTCAAAGGAATACACATCAGTCACTAAGTTTTNNNNNNNNNNNNNNNNNNNNNNNNNNNNNNNNNNNNNNNNNNNNNNNNNNNNNNNNNNNNNNNNNNNNNNNNNNNNNNNNNNNNNNNNNNNNNNNNNNNNNNNNNNNNNNNNNNNNNNNNNNNNNNNNNNNNNNNNNNNNNNNNNNNNNNNNNNNNNNNNNNNNNNNNNNNNNNNNNNNNNNNNNNNNNNNNNNNNNNNNNNNNNNNNNNNNNNNNNNNNNNNNNNNNNNNNNNNNNNNNNNNNNNNNNNNNNNNNNNNNNNNNNNNNNNNNNNNNNNNNNNNNNNNNNNNNNNNNNNNNNNNTGTTTAtttcaaatgtaaaaaataaaaagatgaaatagatAACATTGCTACAAGACACACATTACCTTTACTGTGCGATATATAACTGCATTTTCCTCCTGCATCTTTGCCAAATCAGACTTTGCAGCTGCTAGTTGTTCAGTCGCTGCCACAAGCTGTTTTCCAGTATCCTTGAGTTCTTTTACTTTGCTGTCTACTTCATCTTGCAATCTGTCAATCTCACCCTGAAGAGCCTGTGTGATAGGAAATAGGATAGTTATCAATTATTCTTGTAGCTgaagaaaataacataaatttcAGAGACTGTAATACGAAGATAGTAGAAACGATGAAGATAATTAGAGTTATATCAATCACTTCCACTCAAGAAGTATACCTGTATATTCTTTGACACAGTTTTCATGCTGTCTTTGGCTCCCATATCGAACTTCTTCTTAAGATCATCTTTTTCCGTGGCTAATTTACTGCGCGATTCCTCCGATGAGTTGAGCTGGGCTGTGAGTTCCGCTACTCGTTTCTTCAGTTTAATGGCAACGCTCTTTAGCTATGGTGAAGAAGACATTGAATAACCAATACTAATGGGGTTCTGGATTTTACTTGATTACCTCCCTAGCTGTAAACTCTGTAAACTGTGTAAGCATAATATTCATGACAGGTTAGGGACTGTAATGATTTCTGCAGCAAATAGTTTAGTACTGGGTTACAATCTTAACAAAAGAGAACATATAATACTCTTTTTCTCCTTNNNNNNNNNNNNNNNNNNNNNNNNNNNNNNNNNNNNNNNNNNNNNNNNNNNNNNNNNNNNNNNNNNNNNNNNNNNNNNNNNNNNNNNNNNNNNNNNNNNNNNNNNNNNNNNNNNNNNNNNNNNNNNNNNNNNNNNNNNNNNNNNNNNNNNNNNNNNNNNNNNNNNNNNNNNNNNNNNNNNNNNNNNNNNNNNNNNNNNNNNNNNNNNNACTGTTGAAAGACTCTTAATCTCTTACCTTCATATACCTCTCCTCAAATGTGTCTTCCAGTTCCTTCATGCGTTGGGTGTCCTCTGCCCGACTGATTGTACTTGTGCTCATGGCCTCGCTCTGCGCATCCTGAGCTTGGTTGGTTGACTCGCGGGCCGAAGACAACTCACTCTCTAAACCTTGGATTGTCTGTTCATGGGCAaatgcattaataaataaatgcatagctATATAATACAGAAGATACATAAGAattcaataacaaaattaatgtgTTACTAAAAAGCAGTACATTTCCTCTGACTTTATTAACCTTTTTTAGAACATCCCTCTCTTGCTGAAGCTCCTTGATTTTCTCTTCAAGTTTCTCCAGTTGCTGATTGTCTGGAGCAGTTGCAGGTGGGGGAGAATCATTGCTAAATGACTGAAGCTTTTCTGTAATTGTCTGGAGTTGCTCCTGCTTGCTGGCTAGCTCTGCTTCACTACTAGACatctgtaataataatggcaCATGTAACAGATTcatcataaaaaacataaacactaataaaatcataaatttgtACCCAATAACCCCTACTAACCTCCTGAACATTTATAAGAGAATTTCTCATACACCTTATTGTCCTGTGTTGAACATACTCAGGAATCTGGCAATGATCATAAAATGCCACAAAATATGCATAACATCACACTTCACCCAAGTGCATTTGATAATCATTACAAACattcatttgtatttatgtaatgcCTCAATCGACCGTATATCATAAACAACAACTCTTATCAAAACTTGAAGAAAATTCTTACCTTNNNNNNNNNNNNNNNNNNNNNNNNNNNNNNNNNNNNNNNNNNNNNNNNNNNNNNNNNNNNNNNNNNNNNNNNNNNNNNNNNNNNNNNNNNNNNNNNNNNNATACNNNNNNNNNNNNNNNNNNNNNNNNNNNNNNNNNNNNNNNNNNNNNNNNNNNNNNNNNNNNNTTTCACACACTAACCTCtagctctatctctctatctttgacCTTTTCTTGCAACTGTCCCACTTCACAGCCAAGATTCTCTAGCTTCTTCTCCAGTTCCTGAATATTTTCTTGAAGAgttgcattttctcttttcctgtcctCAAGTTCCCCCTTCAGACTGGCCTTTTCCTCTGTGATATTATGGATTTGTTCCTCTAGTTCTTTTCTCTTTGAGCTGAAGTCTTCTTCATTGGACTTTCTGCTTTGATTCATGGAAGCAAATTCCTTTTCTAAATTGATCTTTTCCTCAGACAGCAGGACAATTTTCTTCTCCAACTCATGCTTCTCGTCTTGATAGATCTTCTCCTTAGTGGTAAACTCCCTCTTCACATCTTCCAGGCTATTTGCCACAGCCTCCTTTTCCTTCTGGAGGAGGTTGCATTCAGAGGTCagttcctcccctttctttagcAAGCTGGCCATTTCCTCACTCTGGTCTCTGTGTGACTTCTCCATATGCTCTTTCTGTACAGTAACTTCCTCTAATTTCTTGTCTAAGTTTGTCTTTTCTTCTGTAATACTCTCCAATTGCTTTCTTAAGTTACTGACAATCTCCTCTTTCTGGCTGTCACCTGATGTTATCTGTGTCTCTAATTCGCCAAGTCTTTTTTCCCTCACAGCTAACTTTTCTTCTAAAACAGACAATTTCTCTTTATGTTCTGCTGACAGTTTTTCAAATGATGCTTTCTCCTCCTCTAATGTTTTCTCTAGCTTCTTCACAGTCTTCTCATGCTCAgcaataatttcttttttgttctctaaCTCACagttcttttcttttaatgtgtTATCAAGATGGACAGACACCTCTTTGAACTTCCAGTCAGCTTCTTCGCTTACTTTACGTATCTGTTTATgcaattcctctctttcttgggTAAACCTTTTCACTTCTTCACTCATTTGACTTGCCATTTCCAAATCTTTACTCAAACCTTCACACAGCTTTGAAAATGATGAGGTGATCTGTTGGCATTTCTCTTCGAGGACCGAGTTTTCAGGGAGATCCAAGATAGACAATGTAATTTTGTAAACATCTATAAAACTTTTGCTTAAACTACCAAAACAATCTTCACAAGACTTTTCAGGTACCTTGGTCTTAGACTGAACAATAACTTGGAAACTGTTCTGGAACTGTTCAAGTGAACTTATGACAGtctttacccagtcttctggacAGAGGCTCTCCCGTTTCTTGCCAATTTCACCTAAAAGCTCTTGAAAACCTTTCAGTTTTGCTAAGAGATTGTCAGTAGTTGAAGAAATAAAGGACTCACTCATAATAGGATAAACTTCCTTAAAAGTTAATGTTATTGAAGACACAGTTTCCTGGACATCTTTCAGAGTATCATTTATGTTTGATGCATCTGCAATTAATTTGCTGTTCTCAGATTTTAGGTTCTCAATGTCTTCATTTAacctatttactttttctttgcaTTCATCAGCAATTTCCTggtatcttcccttttctccagcAGCCTTGGAATGTTCAGTTTCAAGATTTTGCTTTTCCATCTGTGCTTCTGCCAACTTTTCCTTCAAATGAGATGTCTTTGTTTCTAGACTGTTACACTTATCAAGCAAAGACTTATTTTCTTCAGTAAGTTTATTGATTTCCACAGTAAATTCATTTACCTGCACCATCAATTCTTCCACTTTGTCCTTGTTTTCAGCAAGACCAGCATTTTCAGACTCTTTGGCTTGATATTTTTGTAGGAGATCTGCACTGAGTGCATCTTTTTCTTTAAGCTGTTTTTCTAACTCTGAAATCTCTTCTTCCAGTTTTTGACTGCAAGCCTTTAATTGATCTACATTATCCTTCAATTGTGAATTTTCTTCTGTCAGGTTCTGCTCTTTTAATTTCAAGGCCTGATGCTCCTCCTCAATCTGTTTGAActgctctcccttttcttcactaATCTTTTGCAACTCTAACTCCGAATGTACTCTgctctcttccatctttttctccATTGTTGACTTTAAATACTCAATCTCTTTGGTATACACATCTATTTGCTCACTGTGCTTTGCCTTAAAATCATCAAATTCACTTGCAAGGTTCTTATTCTTCTCTAAAGCTTCATTAAGATCATCTTTTAGCTTTGTTCTATCAGCTTCATTATTCTCAAAATTCTCCTTGGCTTCTCTTGCAGTTTCCTCTAGCAGATGTTTAGCACGCTCCATATCTTCAAGTTTATTATTTAAATCCTTCAGCTTGGTTTCAGCTTCTGATAAAGCCAAATCCTTCTCTCTCAACTTTTCCTCCAACTCCTGAGATTTGCCAAGTTCCATTTTGGAATTTTTCTCGTCCTTCTCTTTTGCCTTCTTTAGGTCTGTGACTTGGCTTTCAAAGGATTTTAACTTGTCCTCGAGGGccttcttctgtttctgtgtGGTCTCCAGTATGATGTCAGcagccttcttctcttctttaagGGCTAAAACTTCTCCTTGCATTTTGACACCTTTTGCCACTAGGACTTGCTGTTTTTTCAGCTCCTCCTCCAGCCCTGCTTTCTCCTGAACAAGCTTCTTACATTTGGTCTTCAAAATATCCACTTGACTATTCTGAGCTTCAAGGTTCTCCACTTTCTCCTGAAAAAGGCGAGTAGAAATGGTCAGTTAGAAATGTNNNNNNNNNNNNNNNNNNNNNNNNNNNNNNNNNNNNNNNNNNNNNNNNNNNNNNNNNNNNNNNNNNNNNNNNNNNNNNNNNNNNNNNNNNNNNNNNNNNNNNNNNNNNNNNNNNNNNNNNNNNNNNNtaaaaaaaaaaagtttaaatgtaggaagaaatagaaaggaatgTAAGCAATGAGATGAGAGGGTAAAGTGCAGAGATTAAAGGACAGATAACAGAGAGGCTGAGAAGATAGGTGACAAGAGGAAGTATGAGACAGGAGATaagatacaaaggaaaaaaaaacatgagtcaAGAGTAAAAGgctttcataattttatttgacATAGGCATATGTCTGGCCATAATATATAACCATTTACTTTAAACCACTTAAGATGGGGTGACATCCTATTATATCATGGCTAAACCACCCTCACACTAGGATGATGTCCCAACACGATATGGGAACTTGATTCTGCTCTAAGTTGTGCTCACTACACAGTTATTTACTGGCGTGTCATTCAGTATAGCAGTGAGAATTCTCATCATTGGTGGTTACCttatagaaataacaaaacaatagatcacctgaaaaatgtgtttttccttttcccaagtcTTCTGCAGCAGCTCAATTTTCTTTGCACTCGAAACCTTAATCTGTTCAaactcttctcttgttttctgaTATTCTGTTAGCAGTTTGGAGGTCTCAGCTTCCTGCTTGTCTCTCTCCCCCAGCAGAGCAGCTTTCAATTCATGGAGTGAGTCTACTTCACTTGAGGCAGCCCTTAACTGTCTCTGGAGACTCTCAATCTGTGAGGAATGCAATATTTTTGATTACTCATAACTATGGCACTTGGAATAATAATGGCTCTGTGAGAAAATCAATATAATGCAacttatactatctatatataatggttaATACAAGTATTCTGTTCTACTGACATGACAGATGTAATAACAATAGACAACAGAGACAGCAGCTCGAgttaaaatacaatatttaaagTATGAAAACAATCaccaagagaaaaaacaaagaacaacagTAGCAATTCTGAGGATTCAGATCCATTTTTACACCTTCAACTCCCTTGTTCAGGTATGACATTGTCTGTCCTGGACTCTGATACNNNNNNNNNNNNNNNNNNNNNNNNNNNNNNNNNNNNNNNNNNNNTATAACACTACTGAAGGACATGAAGGCACAACTTCCACACAAGGAAGCAAATGCAGTCACCTGGAGACACAGGAGGTACACAGGTATTCTGAATAACCTAAATATCTGAATTTTGTATTCAGTTCTTAAACAAATAAGTGGTTCTTGAAACAAAGTACCTTCTATATTAAAGCAATGTTGTTCTAACTACCTATCGCACTCCCACAAGTAGAATATCTAAGACACAGTTTCTACAGatatcttttttcattaaaaaaatgaaaaatgtattattatgctTTATCAAATATTCTGGCAAAGTTC
This genomic interval from Penaeus monodon isolate SGIC_2016 chromosome 22, NSTDA_Pmon_1, whole genome shotgun sequence contains the following:
- the LOC119586975 gene encoding GRIP and coiled-coil domain-containing protein 2-like (The sequence of the model RefSeq protein was modified relative to this genomic sequence to represent the inferred CDS: added 359 bases not found in genome assembly), which encodes MIPNPSQVTNVNLRKDVGNYSMESNENKSASDGGQGGEKAPPRPAGGGGGGGGLEKLSREELVSKCRNLLALAQKAKAAKDEVTAELKRVKAASKSVEAEEEQRKKAESEAEALREMVTDLTEGKVAQTTKIESLQRQLRAASSEVDSLHELKAALLGERDKQEAETSKLLTEYQKTREEFEQIKVSSAKKIELLQKTWEKEKHIFQEKVENLEAQNSQVDILKTKCKKLVQEKAGLEEELKKQQVLVAKGVKMQGEVLALKEEKKAADIILETTQKQKKALEDKLKSFESQVTDLKKAKEKDEKNSKMELGKSQELEEKLREKDLALSEAETKLKDLNNKLEDMERAKHLLEETAREAKENFENNEADRTKLKDDLNEALEKNKNLASEFDDFKAKHSEQIDVYTKEIEYLKSTMEKKMEESRVHSELELQKISEEKGEQFKQIEEEHQALKLKEQNLTEENSQLKDNVDQLKACSQKLEEEISELEKQLKEKDALSADLLQKYQAKESENAGLAENKDKVEELMVQVNEFTVEINKLTEENKSLLDKCNSLETKTSHLKEKLAEAQMEKQNLETEHSKAAGEKGRYQEIADECKEKVNRLNEDIENLKSENSKLIADASNINDTLKDVQETVSSITLTFKEVYPIMSESFISSTTDNLLAKLKGFQELLGEIGKKRESLCPEDWVKTVISSLEQFQNSFQVIVQSKTKVPEKSCEDCFGSLSKSFIDVYKITLSILDLPENSVLEEKCQQITSSFSKLCEGLSKDLEMASQMSEEVKRFTQEREELHKQIRKVSEEADWKFKEVSVHLDNTLKEKNCELENKKEIIAEHEKTVKKLEKTLEEEKASFEKLSAEHKEKLSVLEEKLAVREKRLGELETQITSGDSQKEEIVSNLRKQLESITEEKTNLDKKLEEVTVQKEHMEKSHRDQSEEMASLLKKGEELTSECNLLQKEKEAVANSLEDVKREFTTKEKIYQDEKHELEKKIVLLSEEKINLEKEFASMNQSRKSNEEDFSSKRKELEEQIHNITEEKASLKGELEDRKRENATLQENIQELEKKLENLGCEVGQLQEKVKDREIELETLRQEKEASDKEVKEAENQRLQLNSSLETSANRCEELLTELNQMNNVLRERGERISRLEAANKEKTEQLEATSKQLQELQNKMSSSEAELASKQEQLQTITEKLQSFSNDSPPPATAPDNQQLEKLEEKIKELQQERDVLKKTIQGLESELSSARESTNQAQDAQSEAMSTSTISRAEDTQRMKELEDTFEERYMKLKSVAIKLKKRVAELTAQLNSSEESRSKLATEKDDLKKKFDMGAKDSMKTVSKNIQALQGEIDRLQDEVDSKVKELKDTGKQLVAATEQLAAAKSDLAKMQEENAVIYRTVKSLEETIATQESVTLSLRGQVASLEERIAAEVQQQHTLEERRRKADEQIEEERQKISQLTRELDEAKQDSKTKSLMDLEMRDYELTVSELQGQLAEKDTNIAELQAEIEREKRRSGSLQDQLVHLSTQEATERERAEKMKKLLLDHKTQLAELRQVQEVQAAVQETDRVTIEQLTQEVEKQKLVLSEISIEKTRLEDALRKSKAVADHQIEVLEEQLSKHKTEVNQLTSELKTVKDEFEGYKVRVHSVLRQKSRAPDIDVNELKTERDQLQSDYDAAQLRIQQIQSEISAVKAELSYLQSEKDGLLRQVSSVTEELTKRESSHQEKVAKLESKIETKTAEYQLIIANMSIQNETMSNSFKKQLETLRETHTHEVEDLTKKLEETEDKLWQLKNNVNAVPAPPANASNSLSPYAGVPHTNRRELDTHTNTSHHNQHRRQHSHGSEENRIDITNMIREEGEGSEWVEPVHHSPARPMGYSPPPLEQLINSPLPSAPSQQPPQDDTVSVTSIATDTTLKEIDRLESKLKSGEMRIQQLTSLLHESEAENAKLSQLADALKEEIRRSARNESREKHMENMEYAKNVILKFLMLRNNEEKKHLVPVLKTVLQLSPQEVSQLEQMAVGTDEGASNGGWSDYLHLWSSR